The genomic region CGAGCAGTGGTTCGAGGACATAGACCTGTAGTTAGGTTTCCCTAAATCTTTTTAAAGCTCCCGCAGAGGTTTTAACGGTGGTTGATATGAGATGCCTGAAGGTTGCCTTTGGAATGGAAGACGATGAACACCTAATCGATGCTCACTACGGCGACTCTGAGTTCTTTGCCATCTACGAGGTCTGTGAAGATGGTAGCGTTAAACTCCTGGAAAAGAGGCCGAACAAAGCCAAAGACTTTGAAGAGGAGCACGATGAAGGCCACGGCGACCCGAGGAAGTTCAAGGCAGTTGTGAGCCAGCTTTTGGACGTTGACGTTCTAGCGGCTTTTAGAATGGGGCCGAACTTTTTGAGAATCCGGGACAAGACCAACAAGGTGGCCTTCTTTACGAGGACAAGAGACATAAAGCTCGCCCTCCAGCGCGTCCTTGAGAACTTCGATGAACTCTGGGAGCAGGTTCAGGCCAAGAAAGCCGAGAAACCCCCAATAGAGGAATGAGTGATGAGATTCTGGGGGATTGAGCCAAAGGTCGGCCTTTTTTCAGGTTTATATGCGCTCTTTGCGCTTTACCTGAACTCAAGGCTCAGGCCGGGCATCTCTCTCCCTTTACCGGGACTTGTTTTACTCCTTTCGGGCCTTTTTCTGTGGCTCGTCTGCTACCTTCAGGTTTCGAGGGCCTACTCAAGGGGAGAGCTCTTAACCAGGGGCTGTTACGCGAGAGTTAGGCATCCAATATACTCCATCTGGGGCTTTCTAATCATCCCGGGCTTTTCCCTGGTGGTAGGTGGCTTCATGCTCTTCCTTCCGGTTATCTACTGGCTCTCGGTTTTGGCATTTATAGGTGAG from Thermococcus sp. harbors:
- a CDS encoding isoprenylcysteine carboxylmethyltransferase family protein; this translates as MRFWGIEPKVGLFSGLYALFALYLNSRLRPGISLPLPGLVLLLSGLFLWLVCYLQVSRAYSRGELLTRGCYARVRHPIYSIWGFLIIPGFSLVVGGFMLFLPVIYWLSVLAFIGE
- a CDS encoding NifB/NifX family molybdenum-iron cluster-binding protein — protein: MRCLKVAFGMEDDEHLIDAHYGDSEFFAIYEVCEDGSVKLLEKRPNKAKDFEEEHDEGHGDPRKFKAVVSQLLDVDVLAAFRMGPNFLRIRDKTNKVAFFTRTRDIKLALQRVLENFDELWEQVQAKKAEKPPIEE